The genomic segment AGAATATATATCGTATAACTTAAATCTCAACGCTATTGACAAATGTGTACATAtgcatttatacatttaacaaaAGCAGAGGTAGCTGACTCCGTTTCattcttaaaaaatacaaaattccGGGAATGCTTAGAAATGGTGTGGAgcgaaatacacacacacacacacacgagtaTATAtctatgtgtgtatgtataatacgCAGAGGATGCACCAAATGACGCCATTTTATATACGATTACTCACGAAATTGATCAAACAGTCAAATCCAAGTAGAGAAAacgagaataaatataaaacagatttttataatatatattttatttgaaaaaaacacgaaaataacattttctcaaattaatctaataataataatatgaaaattaataatatattctcaAAACAGatgttgaaataaatttttgaaattttccagGTACTTGATCAATTGCGTGAATGATTGCATACGCAGTTAAATGGCggaaataatgttaaattcaCAGTTTGCGTCGCTTAATCACggtgttatatatatatatatgttcgttttcccattattattttacatattatatagatCGAAACGTTTTCTATTCTAACGTGAATTAAATACTGCGTGCCGATCACTGCCCGTGATCAAGCCCGGCTTTAAGAGTGTCAAGATAAGCGAATTGATCTCGCCTACAGTCTAACAACCATCACAGTTATAATGAATTTTCGTTTACAAGTCTTTTGGAACATCACGAGAGAGTTCTCGTATCTCGTTTACATttagtatatattaatttgcgTTTGCCCCtgaacatttataatattgaaatatgaaaattcgATCCTCACGATAACTTCGAGCGTGAAAAATGTATGTTGTTACGCTGATGCACGTATATAACTTCGATGGATAATTACACCGTACGTGTACTTCTAATAAATAGGTGttaatcgatcattttcgcTTTCAATATCGCGTAATATCAAACAAGTAATACTGCATGTTTCCCGAGATCATAGATAGTATAAATTGTTGTTTTCTtttatgagagagaaagagctcaTCGAAATATCGAAGCACAAATATTATCAGTGATTGAATAAAAACGATGTACAAGTATTGCTAGATAAGAGTTGCCGATGTCCGACCAACCAATCATCACAGGCTGCCAGAATACATGCGTGTGTATAAatctacaaatataatatatgtaatcttTCTAGCGGCTAAAATCAATTATCTCGAAGAGAATCACCTGGACTAATCTTTTATTCGACGAGACGATAAATTAGTGCCATAGGCAAAATggacaaaattgaaaaaggtTGCTGCAGATCGATGTCGTTTTGtgttataaaattgataaaacaatttttctctttttttgctttttaatatctttatagcaaataattattgcatacaataaatttgtatgcAATAAGTGTTAAATATAGTGACCGATCGATTGATCAATCGCATCCCTACAAGATCGATCACTCTGTATAAATTCGGCAATTAATTAGTGGCAGTGCGAGATCTCTGAACGGATCGATTGTGTAGTAATTTTTAGCTTCTATGCATCGTACACTTCTCTTTGCGCTATTGAAATTTTCATCGCTTTAACGTATGCGAgtaaaagtatttttcaaaaatcgatcaagTGGATAAATGTTAACGTCACTCAATTACGGTCTATATACATACGAACATATGTTACAGACATAAGATACCCTTACAGcacgtaaatatataaaataagtgtgtaagattttccaaaaatatGCGCCTCGGTTTACACCGCGTACAACCATCCGAGTCAATTGCGAGTGCGAGAAAAgcatttcctttcttcttgcGATAATTATTCTACGCGCTTTTTACTCCGCCTGAATGCGAGATTGTCAGAGGAACGGTCAAATATTGGCAACTCTCTCTATATCCACCGAGATACAGTATGTAAGcgtgtcaaatatatatagataaattaTTACCAAATACGGAGCTCCTTAAGGAGCTTTCGGAGAAACTTTGTTCTCTCGTATTTTTCCCTTCATTGTGTCCTTCGAACGTGACGTTGACGTTCTTCGCGTGATTATTCCTTCGGCAAAGCTTTCATGAAGTAAGTCAGCATATCGATCGGCAGCGGGAACACGATCGTGGAATTCTTCTCCGCTGATATTGTGTTCAGTGTCTAAAATTGCGAAACGCGAGACGAGGTAAAAAGATATCGTCGAGGAAAACATCGTCAGGAGCAATTAACTTAATGACACCACCGCATcagttatacagggtgtcccgggttttaaccgacaaactgcgggagcatattctactagtggaaataagaaaaaattcttatatcgagtttgcttagaaatgctttattacaaagttatgaaccaatattgaaaagaaatatcagataagtaacaacggaacatagtgtagaatttgcaaggtcgaagatgtttatgttacgtgtattcacatgtattcgtgttcactatgttgaaacgattcagtatgattgttactttcacaacagtagccgttagatttcaatcgtcgtgtcaactagcaactgctatcagaatgccaaaagtgttttcaaatgaggaatacaccgatattcatttcgtgtacggattctgtgacggaaatgcacgacctgccgtacgagagtgtcaacgtagatttcctaacaggagagtaccagatagttctgtgtttagtaatacccatttgcaattacgtaatttgggttcatttcgacctatgaatgaatatgatgatgttcgttcagctctaagacaccgacgacgctcggaaagaatcttaaatctttttgataatactcctacacaaagtgttcgacgtgcttcagctcgactgcagatatcgcgaaacactatttggagaacattgcgtgctgatgacagattcgcatatcgttacgcacctgtacaagaatgacttccaatcgattatcagaaacgagtcgaattttgtaactggtatgtgaatgcagtagaaagggacaatcttttctcatcaatgatattatgggcagatgaagcgacctttacaagacgaggcatattcaattctcataatagccatgtatgggctcataataatccacatactaccagacaaagaaactttcaacacgaatttcgatgtaatgtttggatgggtatgcttcatgaccggcttattggtccgttctttttacctgaccgattgaacggagagtcttttcgaagattcctatcaaacgatttaccaattttgatggaaaatgtgccactgcagtttcgccaaaacagctggatacagttagacggttgtccatcgcactatgctagacaagttagaaactggttagatgaacattacgctcataggtggattggtcgaggaggaccggttttctggcctccaagatcgcccgatttaacgcctcttgattttgatttatggggaactttaaaaaataaagtttacagtacagaagtaatctcgcttgaagatttaaagcagcgaattactaattcagttactgagatgcaacaaaattttcaggaatgtcgtgctgtaacaaattctgtactacgtcgatgtctagcttgtatcgatgtgcaaggacaacattttgaaacgcgtcactaaatcattgcgtagataatttttatttttgtgaaaaaatccgttgttacttatctcatatttcttttcaatattggtttataactttgtaataaagcatttctaagcaaactcgatataagaattttttcttatttccactagtagaatatgctcccgcagtttgttgGTTAAAACCTGGGACACCTTgtataaagtttattttaccTGTAAGTAACGGAGCTGCAGCGCAGCCGGGGAATCACCGATCACCTCCGACGCTTCTCTCAGGGCCCTGCTGGCTTTCTGTTCACCTTCCGCGGCGATTACCTGAAGAAATAATCATATAGAATGGAATTAAACGACGTCAAAAAAAAGTAACACAAATTCTGGTATATCGTAAACGGTTTACTTTAGCGCGGGCTTCACGTGCGGCTTCGGCTTCCGCTGCCATGGCTCGTTGCAGTTGTACAGGCAGTCGCACATCTTTGCTGTAGAGCAAAAATAGAAAGATACATTTAAAGTACATTTCaactaattttaataaatttagaagaTGTTGATTGAGGTCGAgcagataatttaatttttttgttcattttaattgaatttatgcACTTACATTTCTACTCGTTCCACTTTAATTCCCCACGTATCGGTGGCTTCGTCCAGGGAGGCCTAACACATGGGCcgacaaaatgaaaattagtatCTCAttgttaatctttttttttacttaaaaCACTTGATACAAACTCTATCGATATGTTTTTTGTGTACCTGCATGTTTCCAGATATCGTTTCGCGTTCACTCAATATTTCATGAAGCGGTCGCGTTCCCATGGTATTTCTCAGAGTCGTTTGGGCCAGCAGTCTCGTGCTGTGATGCGCGTTCTCCACATTCGCAATCGAAATTGTCGCGTTGTTGACGCGGTAGTAAACCACCGCGTCGACGGACACCGTGACGCTGTCTTTCGTCAAGACCTAACGGATagataatcaaatttattaatattgtaatattaatatcctacttaaatttattaaaatattctcttaATAATCGACTGGATACGTTTACATGCTTGATGAAAATTTgatagttatttatttatttatttattatttacctcTTGCGGCGGTACATCGTACGTCCGCGTTCGCAGGTCGACGCGCGCGTAATTGTCCACACACGGCAGGATGAAGAAGATTCCTAGAAGAATCAATTGCAAATTAATCGCATTTCGATAATTCGACGGCTCGCTTCGTGTAAAATGCCGAAGGCATTACgtacaagagaaagaaatcatGAAGAAGGACGATAAATGCGCCAACCGAATTATTTAACTGTATCGATCCTGAATATCACAGTCGCACCAGAACTATATACGCGAAGGAAGTTGAAATTCTTCTACGCGACAATTTTCCAAGTTCTAAACTAGCTCCAAGTGTCACGTCGAAATTAATTACGCTCATCGCGGATTTACGTCTATCTTAAAATGAATAGATTGATATAACGAGAGATGGTTTTTAGTCGTACCGGGACCCTTAGCACCGCCAGATAGAAGACGCCCCAGCCGGAATATGACGGCCCTTTCGTACTCTTGTACGACCTATAAATTCAAGAAAAGAGGCGGgtatattttcagaaatataagtttcgagataaaataaagtatgctATAACTAATAATACCATAACTTTTTAtgcgaataaatttaaatactgcTGGAAGTCGaggaagataataataatttttatagaaatgtCAGTCGCGGAAGTGATCGATAAACAGCGCTGCAACGCAAGTTGATGTCTGTTTTTTTACTATGAAGCAGTTAGTAGCAAAGAGATCTCGCCGatatgagaattataaatGGGAGAACACGTTATAAAGACACGTGTGATAGTGACGCACCGATGCATATCACTGAGTGATCCAATGATACCGCATACCGGATCTAATAATAAGATCACAGCGAAAACAAGTTTATGATGAAAGGATAAAGatgtgatatattttatgcataaacatcatgcgtatatatatatatataactatagtTGGCAAAATATTGCTTGTTGAAATGATCGCTTCTGCATATGTAGTTACTAggtaaacaataataataaatgatttaatccttgaaaattttccaaagtatatttttaccTTAAAGCAAACGAAGAGGGAGAACGGCATCGTTATGATTACTATGATCCACGACAATACGACCAGGATGTTCCCACATGTCGTTGTGTCCCCCTGCGCACTATCATCCGCTGTAAACGAATGATAAAaccattaataatattcagagCGACGATAATATATTGATGAAATACCTAAGTAACTGAGA from the Ooceraea biroi isolate clonal line C1 chromosome 13, Obir_v5.4, whole genome shotgun sequence genome contains:
- the LOC105279581 gene encoding band 7 protein AGAP004871 translates to MPFSLFVCFKVVQEYERAVIFRLGRLLSGGAKGPGIFFILPCVDNYARVDLRTRTYDVPPQEVLTKDSVTVSVDAVVYYRVNNATISIANVENAHHSTRLLAQTTLRNTMGTRPLHEILSERETISGNMQASLDEATDTWGIKVERVEIKDVRLPVQLQRAMAAEAEAAREARAKVIAAEGEQKASRALREASEVIGDSPAALQLRYLQTLNTISAEKNSTIVFPLPIDMLTYFMKALPKE